In the genome of Chryseobacterium culicis, the window TCACGTAATTCTTCATCAGGATAACTCGGCACCGGTTGTAACGACAGGTGTAATGTACCATGTAGGTGCAAAAGATGAGGTAAAAGGCAGAACAGGTTTTGCTCACTTCTTTGAACACCTTTTATTCGAAGGAACTCCTAACATCAAGAGAGGAGAATGGTTCAAAATCGTTTCTTCAAACGGAGGGCAAAACAACGCCAATACGACTAATGACAGAACGTATTATTATGAAACATTCCCTTCCAACAATGAGCAACTTGGACTTTGGATGGAGGCTGAAAGAATGCGTCAAGCTGTAATCAACCAGATTGGGGTGGATACACAGAGAGAAGTTGTAAAAGAAGAGAAAAGATTGAGAATGGATAACCAGCCTTATGGAAATCTTTTCACAACGATTCAGAAAAATTTATTTACCAATCACCCATACAACTGGCCAACAATTGGTTCTATGGAAGATTTAAACTCAGCGAAACTGGAGGAATTCCAGGCCTTCTACAAAAAGTATTACGTTCCGAATAACGCAACTTTAGTAGTAGCAGGAGACATCAAACCTGAACAGACTAAAAAATGGATTGAAACGTATTACGGAGGAATTCCAAAAGGAACACTTTATCCAAAAGATTACCCGAAAGAAGCTCCTATCACACAGGAAAAAGAGATTACTGCTACGGACCCGAATATCCAGCTTCCGGCTTATGTTTTCGCATACAGAACTCCGGCTAACAAAGAAAAAGATGCGTATGTTTTAGATATGCTTTCTTCTTATTTAAGCAGTGGTAAGTCTTCTGTTTTATACAAAAAATTAGTAGACCAGGATAAAAAAGCGCTTCAGGTAGCTGC includes:
- a CDS encoding M16 family metallopeptidase; protein product: MKKRFLSAAAVAFFGLMLNAQQIKFEEYDLPNGLHVILHQDNSAPVVTTGVMYHVGAKDEVKGRTGFAHFFEHLLFEGTPNIKRGEWFKIVSSNGGQNNANTTNDRTYYYETFPSNNEQLGLWMEAERMRQAVINQIGVDTQREVVKEEKRLRMDNQPYGNLFTTIQKNLFTNHPYNWPTIGSMEDLNSAKLEEFQAFYKKYYVPNNATLVVAGDIKPEQTKKWIETYYGGIPKGTLYPKDYPKEAPITQEKEITATDPNIQLPAYVFAYRTPANKEKDAYVLDMLSSYLSSGKSSVLYKKLVDQDKKALQVAAFNQGLEDYSIFAFFAIPMGQTTKQALQTDIDAEIKKLQTTLISEEDYQKLQNQYENQFVNANSSIQGIAASLATNHVLMGDTNLINKEIDIYRSITKQDLQNAAKKYLNSNQRIIINYVPEKK